A single Camelus ferus isolate YT-003-E chromosome 3, BCGSAC_Cfer_1.0, whole genome shotgun sequence DNA region contains:
- the TMCO6 gene encoding transmembrane and coiled-coil domain-containing protein 6 isoform X4 — translation MWSRRQRRLRPLSCGVEELRCRRREREAALRKARREQQLVSKRLLRDEDPEKAEGYVAVILGEAEIQQFLRLAQRGTEEKEREKALVSLRRGLQHPETQQAFIRLEGSIRTLVGLLTSNQALLQLEAARCLHELSHSEQSTVAEACLPATSYLLTYLSGHSSDFIELCLYTLGNLIVESEAVRRQLLPQGIVPALAACIQSPHLTVLEALGYALSQLLQAKEAPEKIIPSVLGSPLPQHMLQLLQPGPKLNLGVAVEFAWCLHYIICSQVNNALLITHGALSTLGLLLLDLAGAVQRTEDAGLELVGEELACPVLRCLSNLLTEAAVEAVGEQMQLRDERVVAALFILLQFFLQKQPSLLPEGLWLLNNLTGKHCNLPWPGLGWVALELRWFQAPVRGTSP, via the exons ATGTGGAGCCGACGGCAGCGCCGCCTCAGGCCGTTGAGCTGCGGGGTGGAGGAGCTACGGTGCCGCCGGCGGGAGCGAGAGGCAG CACTGCGGAAGGCGCGGAGAGAGCAGCAGCTGGTCAGCAAGAGGCTGCTGAGAGACGAAGACCCGGAGAAAGCTGAAGGATATGTGGCTGTGATCCTTGGAGAAGCCGAG ATCCAGCAGTTCCTTCGGTTAGCCCAGCGGgggacagaggaaaaggagagagagaaggctcTGGTCAGCCTTCGTCGAGGCTTGCAGCACCCTGAGACGCAGCAGGCCTTCATCAG GCTGGAGGGCAGCATTCGGACCCTGGTCGGGCTCTTGACCAGCAACCAGGCCCTGCTGCAGCTGGAGGCGGCTCGCTGCCTTCATGAGCTCTCTCATTCTGAGCAGTCTACAGTGGCTGAGGCCTGCCTGCCGGCTACTTCCTATCTTCTCACCTACCTCTCCGGTCACAGCTCAGATTTTATA GAGCTCTGTCTGTATACACTGGGTAACCTGATCGTGGAGAGTGAGGCTGTGAGAAGGCAGCTCCTGCCACAGGgcattgttccagctttggctgCCTGCATCCAG TCCCCCCATCTGACTGTGCTGGAAGCCCTTGGATACGCCTTGTCCCAGCTTCTGCAGGCTAAGGAAGCTCCAGAGAAGATCATCCC CTCTGTCCtgggctcccctctcccccagcacaTGCTGCAACTGTTGCAACCTGGCCCAAAGCTGAACCTTGGGGTTGCTGTGGAGTTTGCCTGGTGCCTTCACTACATAATCTGCAG CCAGGTCAATAATGCCCTGCTCATCACCCATGGGGCTCTGTCCACTCTGGGGCTGCTGCTGTTGGACTTGGCTGGGGCTGTCCAGAGAACTGAGGATGCAGGACTGGAGCTGGTAGGTGAAGAG CTGGCATGCCCTGTGCTTCGGTGTCTAAGCAACTTGCTAACAGAGGCAGCAGTGGAGGCCGTGGGAGAGCAAATGCAGCTCCGAGATGAGCGTGTTGTGGCAGCCTTATTTATCCTTCTGCAGTTCTTCCTCCAGAAACAGCCCAGCCTGCTTCCTGAGGGCCTCTGGCTTCTTAATAACCTCACTGGTAAGCACTGTAATCTGC CatggcctgggctggggtgggtaGCACTGGAACTGAGGTGGTTTCAGGCCCCAGTTAGAGGAACTTCACCCTGA
- the TMCO6 gene encoding transmembrane and coiled-coil domain-containing protein 6 isoform X1 has translation MWSRRQRRLRPLSCGVEELRCRRREREAALRKARREQQLVSKRLLRDEDPEKAEGYVAVILGEAEIQQFLRLAQRGTEEKEREKALVSLRRGLQHPETQQAFIRLEGSIRTLVGLLTSNQALLQLEAARCLHELSHSEQSTVAEACLPATSYLLTYLSGHSSDFIELCLYTLGNLIVESEAVRRQLLPQGIVPALAACIQSPHLTVLEALGYALSQLLQAKEAPEKIIPSVLGSPLPQHMLQLLQPGPKLNLGVAVEFAWCLHYIICSQVNNALLITHGALSTLGLLLLDLAGAVQRTEDAGLELVGEELACPVLRCLSNLLTEAAVEAVGEQMQLRDERVVAALFILLQFFLQKQPSLLPEGLWLLNNLTANSPSFCTSLLSLDLIEPLLQLLSVSNVVSVLVLTVVCNIAEKGPAYCQRLWPGPLLPSLLDTLAFSDTEVVGQSLELLQLLFLYQPGAVQAFLQQSGLQALQRHEEVAQLQDRVRALQQTAQHG, from the exons ATGTGGAGCCGACGGCAGCGCCGCCTCAGGCCGTTGAGCTGCGGGGTGGAGGAGCTACGGTGCCGCCGGCGGGAGCGAGAGGCAG CACTGCGGAAGGCGCGGAGAGAGCAGCAGCTGGTCAGCAAGAGGCTGCTGAGAGACGAAGACCCGGAGAAAGCTGAAGGATATGTGGCTGTGATCCTTGGAGAAGCCGAG ATCCAGCAGTTCCTTCGGTTAGCCCAGCGGgggacagaggaaaaggagagagagaaggctcTGGTCAGCCTTCGTCGAGGCTTGCAGCACCCTGAGACGCAGCAGGCCTTCATCAG GCTGGAGGGCAGCATTCGGACCCTGGTCGGGCTCTTGACCAGCAACCAGGCCCTGCTGCAGCTGGAGGCGGCTCGCTGCCTTCATGAGCTCTCTCATTCTGAGCAGTCTACAGTGGCTGAGGCCTGCCTGCCGGCTACTTCCTATCTTCTCACCTACCTCTCCGGTCACAGCTCAGATTTTATA GAGCTCTGTCTGTATACACTGGGTAACCTGATCGTGGAGAGTGAGGCTGTGAGAAGGCAGCTCCTGCCACAGGgcattgttccagctttggctgCCTGCATCCAG TCCCCCCATCTGACTGTGCTGGAAGCCCTTGGATACGCCTTGTCCCAGCTTCTGCAGGCTAAGGAAGCTCCAGAGAAGATCATCCC CTCTGTCCtgggctcccctctcccccagcacaTGCTGCAACTGTTGCAACCTGGCCCAAAGCTGAACCTTGGGGTTGCTGTGGAGTTTGCCTGGTGCCTTCACTACATAATCTGCAG CCAGGTCAATAATGCCCTGCTCATCACCCATGGGGCTCTGTCCACTCTGGGGCTGCTGCTGTTGGACTTGGCTGGGGCTGTCCAGAGAACTGAGGATGCAGGACTGGAGCTGGTAGGTGAAGAG CTGGCATGCCCTGTGCTTCGGTGTCTAAGCAACTTGCTAACAGAGGCAGCAGTGGAGGCCGTGGGAGAGCAAATGCAGCTCCGAGATGAGCGTGTTGTGGCAGCCTTATTTATCCTTCTGCAGTTCTTCCTCCAGAAACAGCCCAGCCTGCTTCCTGAGGGCCTCTGGCTTCTTAATAACCTCACTG CAAACAGTCCTAGTTTCTGCACCTCCTTGCTCTCCCTGGATCTGATTGAGCCCCTCTTGCAGTTGTTGTCAGTATCTAATGTGGTGAGCGTATTG GTGCTCACAGTTGTGTGCAACATTGCAGAGAAAGGTCCTGCTTATTGTCAGCGTCTCTGGCCAgggcccctgctcccctccttgCTGGACACATTGGCCTTCTCTGACACTGAAGTAGTAGGCCAGAGTTTGGAGCTGCTGCAATTGCTGTTCCTCTATCAGCCAGGG GCTGTTCAGGCCTTCTTGCAGCAATCAGGGCTGCAGGCCCTACAGAGGCATGAGGAGGTGGCACAGCTCCAGGATCGTGTGCGTGCTCTCCAGCAGACAGCTCAGCATGGGTGA
- the TMCO6 gene encoding transmembrane and coiled-coil domain-containing protein 6 isoform X3 translates to MWSRRQRRLRPLSCGVEELRCRRREREAALRKARREQQLVSKRLLRDEDPEKAEGYVAVILGEAEIQQFLRLAQRGTEEKEREKALVSLRRGLQHPETQQAFIRLEGSIRTLVGLLTSNQALLQLEAARCLHELSHSEQSTVAEACLPATSYLLTYLSGHSSDFISPHLTVLEALGYALSQLLQAKEAPEKIIPSVLGSPLPQHMLQLLQPGPKLNLGVAVEFAWCLHYIICSQVNNALLITHGALSTLGLLLLDLAGAVQRTEDAGLELVGEELACPVLRCLSNLLTEAAVEAVGEQMQLRDERVVAALFILLQFFLQKQPSLLPEGLWLLNNLTANSPSFCTSLLSLDLIEPLLQLLSVSNVVSVLVLTVVCNIAEKGPAYCQRLWPGPLLPSLLDTLAFSDTEVVGQSLELLQLLFLYQPGAVQAFLQQSGLQALQRHEEVAQLQDRVRALQQTAQHG, encoded by the exons ATGTGGAGCCGACGGCAGCGCCGCCTCAGGCCGTTGAGCTGCGGGGTGGAGGAGCTACGGTGCCGCCGGCGGGAGCGAGAGGCAG CACTGCGGAAGGCGCGGAGAGAGCAGCAGCTGGTCAGCAAGAGGCTGCTGAGAGACGAAGACCCGGAGAAAGCTGAAGGATATGTGGCTGTGATCCTTGGAGAAGCCGAG ATCCAGCAGTTCCTTCGGTTAGCCCAGCGGgggacagaggaaaaggagagagagaaggctcTGGTCAGCCTTCGTCGAGGCTTGCAGCACCCTGAGACGCAGCAGGCCTTCATCAG GCTGGAGGGCAGCATTCGGACCCTGGTCGGGCTCTTGACCAGCAACCAGGCCCTGCTGCAGCTGGAGGCGGCTCGCTGCCTTCATGAGCTCTCTCATTCTGAGCAGTCTACAGTGGCTGAGGCCTGCCTGCCGGCTACTTCCTATCTTCTCACCTACCTCTCCGGTCACAGCTCAGATTTTATA TCCCCCCATCTGACTGTGCTGGAAGCCCTTGGATACGCCTTGTCCCAGCTTCTGCAGGCTAAGGAAGCTCCAGAGAAGATCATCCC CTCTGTCCtgggctcccctctcccccagcacaTGCTGCAACTGTTGCAACCTGGCCCAAAGCTGAACCTTGGGGTTGCTGTGGAGTTTGCCTGGTGCCTTCACTACATAATCTGCAG CCAGGTCAATAATGCCCTGCTCATCACCCATGGGGCTCTGTCCACTCTGGGGCTGCTGCTGTTGGACTTGGCTGGGGCTGTCCAGAGAACTGAGGATGCAGGACTGGAGCTGGTAGGTGAAGAG CTGGCATGCCCTGTGCTTCGGTGTCTAAGCAACTTGCTAACAGAGGCAGCAGTGGAGGCCGTGGGAGAGCAAATGCAGCTCCGAGATGAGCGTGTTGTGGCAGCCTTATTTATCCTTCTGCAGTTCTTCCTCCAGAAACAGCCCAGCCTGCTTCCTGAGGGCCTCTGGCTTCTTAATAACCTCACTG CAAACAGTCCTAGTTTCTGCACCTCCTTGCTCTCCCTGGATCTGATTGAGCCCCTCTTGCAGTTGTTGTCAGTATCTAATGTGGTGAGCGTATTG GTGCTCACAGTTGTGTGCAACATTGCAGAGAAAGGTCCTGCTTATTGTCAGCGTCTCTGGCCAgggcccctgctcccctccttgCTGGACACATTGGCCTTCTCTGACACTGAAGTAGTAGGCCAGAGTTTGGAGCTGCTGCAATTGCTGTTCCTCTATCAGCCAGGG GCTGTTCAGGCCTTCTTGCAGCAATCAGGGCTGCAGGCCCTACAGAGGCATGAGGAGGTGGCACAGCTCCAGGATCGTGTGCGTGCTCTCCAGCAGACAGCTCAGCATGGGTGA
- the TMCO6 gene encoding transmembrane and coiled-coil domain-containing protein 6 isoform X2 — MWSRRQRRLRPLSCGVEELRCRRREREAALRKARREQQLVSKRLLRDEDPEKAEGYVAVILGEAEIQQFLRLAQRGTEEKEREKALVSLRRGLQHPETQQAFIRLEGSIRTLVGLLTSNQALLQLEAARCLHELSHSEQSTVAEACLPATSYLLTYLSGHSSDFIELCLYTLGNLIVESEAVRRQLLPQGIVPALAACIQSPHLTVLEALGYALSQLLQAKEAPEKIIPSVLGSPLPQHMLQLLQPGPKLNLGVAVEFAWCLHYIICSQVNNALLITHGALSTLGLLLLDLAGAVQRTEDAGLELLACPVLRCLSNLLTEAAVEAVGEQMQLRDERVVAALFILLQFFLQKQPSLLPEGLWLLNNLTANSPSFCTSLLSLDLIEPLLQLLSVSNVVSVLVLTVVCNIAEKGPAYCQRLWPGPLLPSLLDTLAFSDTEVVGQSLELLQLLFLYQPGAVQAFLQQSGLQALQRHEEVAQLQDRVRALQQTAQHG; from the exons ATGTGGAGCCGACGGCAGCGCCGCCTCAGGCCGTTGAGCTGCGGGGTGGAGGAGCTACGGTGCCGCCGGCGGGAGCGAGAGGCAG CACTGCGGAAGGCGCGGAGAGAGCAGCAGCTGGTCAGCAAGAGGCTGCTGAGAGACGAAGACCCGGAGAAAGCTGAAGGATATGTGGCTGTGATCCTTGGAGAAGCCGAG ATCCAGCAGTTCCTTCGGTTAGCCCAGCGGgggacagaggaaaaggagagagagaaggctcTGGTCAGCCTTCGTCGAGGCTTGCAGCACCCTGAGACGCAGCAGGCCTTCATCAG GCTGGAGGGCAGCATTCGGACCCTGGTCGGGCTCTTGACCAGCAACCAGGCCCTGCTGCAGCTGGAGGCGGCTCGCTGCCTTCATGAGCTCTCTCATTCTGAGCAGTCTACAGTGGCTGAGGCCTGCCTGCCGGCTACTTCCTATCTTCTCACCTACCTCTCCGGTCACAGCTCAGATTTTATA GAGCTCTGTCTGTATACACTGGGTAACCTGATCGTGGAGAGTGAGGCTGTGAGAAGGCAGCTCCTGCCACAGGgcattgttccagctttggctgCCTGCATCCAG TCCCCCCATCTGACTGTGCTGGAAGCCCTTGGATACGCCTTGTCCCAGCTTCTGCAGGCTAAGGAAGCTCCAGAGAAGATCATCCC CTCTGTCCtgggctcccctctcccccagcacaTGCTGCAACTGTTGCAACCTGGCCCAAAGCTGAACCTTGGGGTTGCTGTGGAGTTTGCCTGGTGCCTTCACTACATAATCTGCAG CCAGGTCAATAATGCCCTGCTCATCACCCATGGGGCTCTGTCCACTCTGGGGCTGCTGCTGTTGGACTTGGCTGGGGCTGTCCAGAGAACTGAGGATGCAGGACTGGAGCTG CTGGCATGCCCTGTGCTTCGGTGTCTAAGCAACTTGCTAACAGAGGCAGCAGTGGAGGCCGTGGGAGAGCAAATGCAGCTCCGAGATGAGCGTGTTGTGGCAGCCTTATTTATCCTTCTGCAGTTCTTCCTCCAGAAACAGCCCAGCCTGCTTCCTGAGGGCCTCTGGCTTCTTAATAACCTCACTG CAAACAGTCCTAGTTTCTGCACCTCCTTGCTCTCCCTGGATCTGATTGAGCCCCTCTTGCAGTTGTTGTCAGTATCTAATGTGGTGAGCGTATTG GTGCTCACAGTTGTGTGCAACATTGCAGAGAAAGGTCCTGCTTATTGTCAGCGTCTCTGGCCAgggcccctgctcccctccttgCTGGACACATTGGCCTTCTCTGACACTGAAGTAGTAGGCCAGAGTTTGGAGCTGCTGCAATTGCTGTTCCTCTATCAGCCAGGG GCTGTTCAGGCCTTCTTGCAGCAATCAGGGCTGCAGGCCCTACAGAGGCATGAGGAGGTGGCACAGCTCCAGGATCGTGTGCGTGCTCTCCAGCAGACAGCTCAGCATGGGTGA
- the TMCO6 gene encoding transmembrane and coiled-coil domain-containing protein 6 isoform X5, which translates to MLQLLQPGPKLNLGVAVEFAWCLHYIICSQVNNALLITHGALSTLGLLLLDLAGAVQRTEDAGLELLACPVLRCLSNLLTEAAVEAVGEQMQLRDERVVAALFILLQFFLQKQPSLLPEGLWLLNNLTANSPSFCTSLLSLDLIEPLLQLLSVSNVVSVLVLTVVCNIAEKGPAYCQRLWPGPLLPSLLDTLAFSDTEVVGQSLELLQLLFLYQPGAVQAFLQQSGLQALQRHEEVAQLQDRVRALQQTAQHG; encoded by the exons aTGCTGCAACTGTTGCAACCTGGCCCAAAGCTGAACCTTGGGGTTGCTGTGGAGTTTGCCTGGTGCCTTCACTACATAATCTGCAG CCAGGTCAATAATGCCCTGCTCATCACCCATGGGGCTCTGTCCACTCTGGGGCTGCTGCTGTTGGACTTGGCTGGGGCTGTCCAGAGAACTGAGGATGCAGGACTGGAGCTG CTGGCATGCCCTGTGCTTCGGTGTCTAAGCAACTTGCTAACAGAGGCAGCAGTGGAGGCCGTGGGAGAGCAAATGCAGCTCCGAGATGAGCGTGTTGTGGCAGCCTTATTTATCCTTCTGCAGTTCTTCCTCCAGAAACAGCCCAGCCTGCTTCCTGAGGGCCTCTGGCTTCTTAATAACCTCACTG CAAACAGTCCTAGTTTCTGCACCTCCTTGCTCTCCCTGGATCTGATTGAGCCCCTCTTGCAGTTGTTGTCAGTATCTAATGTGGTGAGCGTATTG GTGCTCACAGTTGTGTGCAACATTGCAGAGAAAGGTCCTGCTTATTGTCAGCGTCTCTGGCCAgggcccctgctcccctccttgCTGGACACATTGGCCTTCTCTGACACTGAAGTAGTAGGCCAGAGTTTGGAGCTGCTGCAATTGCTGTTCCTCTATCAGCCAGGG GCTGTTCAGGCCTTCTTGCAGCAATCAGGGCTGCAGGCCCTACAGAGGCATGAGGAGGTGGCACAGCTCCAGGATCGTGTGCGTGCTCTCCAGCAGACAGCTCAGCATGGGTGA
- the LOC102507188 gene encoding 60S ribosomal protein L34-like, which yields MVQCLTYYHRLSYSTASNKARLSQTSGNRIVYLYTKKVGKAPKFTCGVCPGRLRGVRDVRPQGLMRLSKTKKHVSRAYDGSLCAKRVCDRIKCAFLIEEQKIIVKVLKAQAQSQS from the coding sequence ATGGTCCAGTGTTTGACATACTATCATAGGCTTTCCTACAGTACAGCCTCTAACAAAGCTAGGCTGTCCCAAACTTCTGGTAATAGAATTGTTTACCTTTATACCAAGAAAGTTGGGAAAGCACCAAAATTCACATGCGGCGTGTGCCCAGGCCGACTTCGAGGAGTTCGTGATGTGAGACCTCAAGGTCTTATGAGACTgtctaaaacaaaaaagcatgtcAGCCGGGCTTATGATGGTTCCCTGTGTGCTAAACGTGTCTGTGACAGGATCAAGTGTGCTTTCCTTATTGAGGAGCAGAAAATCATCGTGAAAGTATTGAAAGCACAAGCACAGAGTCAAagctaa
- the NDUFA2 gene encoding NADH dehydrogenase [ubiquinone] 1 alpha subcomplex subunit 2, which yields MAAAAASRGIAAKLGLREIRIHLCQRSPGSQGVRDFIEKRYVELKKANPDLPILIRECSDVQPKLWARYAFGQEKNVSLNNFSADQVTRALENVLSGKA from the exons ATGGCGGCGGCCGCAGCAAGTCGGGGGATCGCGGCCAAACTGGGCCTGCGTGAGATTCGCATCCACTTATGCCAGCGCTCGCCCGGCAGCCAGGGTGTCAG GGACTTCATCGAGAAACGCTATGTGGAGCTGAAGAAGGCGAACCCCGACCTGCCCATCCTAATCCGCGAGTGCTCCGATGTGCAGCCCAAGCTCTGGGCCCGCTACG CATTTGGCCAAGAGAAGAATGTCTCTTTGAACAACTTCAGTGCGGATCAGGTAACCAGAGCCCTGGAGAATGTGCTAAGTGGCAAAGCTTGA
- the IK gene encoding protein Red, with amino-acid sequence MPERDSEPFSNPLAPDGHDVDDPHSFHQSKLTNEDFRKLLMTPRAAPTSAPPSKSRHHEMPREYNEDEDPAARRRKKKSYYAKLRQQEIERERELAEKYRDRAKERRDGVNKDYEETELISTTANYRAVGPTAEADKSAAEKRRQLIQESKFLGGDMEHTHLVKGLDFALLQKVRAEIASKEKEEEELMEKPQKETKKDEDPENKIEFKTRLGRNVYRMLFKSKAYERNELFLPGRMAYVVDLDDEYADTDIPTTLIRSKADCPTMEAQTTLTTNDIVISKLTQILSYLRQGTRNKKLKKKDKGKMEEKKPPEADMNIFEDIGDYVPSTTKTPRDKERERYRERERDRERDRDRDRERERERDRERERDREREEEKKRHSYFEKPKVDDEPMDVDKGPGSAKELIKSINEKFAGSAGWEGTESLKKPEDKKQLGDFFGMSNSYAECYPATMDDMAVDSDEEVDYSKMDQGNKKGPLGRWDFDTQEEYSEYMNNKEALPKAAFQYGIKMSEGRKTRRFKETNDKAELDRQWKKISAIIEKRKKMEADGVEVKRPKY; translated from the exons ATGCCGGAGCGAGATA GTGAGCCGTTCTCCAACCCTTTGGCCCCAGATGGCCACGATGTGGATGATCCTCACTCCTTCCACCA ATCGAAACTCACCAATGAAGACTTCAGGAAACTTCTCATGACCCCAAGGGCTGCACCCACCTCTGCACCACCCTCTAAGTCACGTCACCATGA gatGCCAAGGGAGTACAATGAGGATGAAGATCCAGCTGCacgaaggagaaaaaagaaaag TTATTATGCCAAGCTTCGCCAAcaagagattgagagagagagagaactagcAGAGAAGTACCGGGACCGTGCCAAGGAACGGCGGGATGGCGTGAACAAAGattatgaggaaactgagctgaTCAGCACCACAGCTAACTACAGGGCTGTGGGCCCCACTGCTGAGGC GGATAAATCAGctgcagagaagagaagacagttGATCCAGGAGTCCAAATTCTTGGGTGGTGACATGGAACACACCCACTTGGTGAAAGGCTTGGATTTTGCTCTACTCCAAAAG GTACGAGCTGAGATTGCCagtaaagagaaagaggaggaagaactgATGGAAAAGCCCCAGAAAGAAACCAA gaaagatgaggatcctgaaaataaaattgaatttaaaacaCGTTTAG gcAGAAATGTTTACCGCATGCTCTTCAAGAGCAAAGCATATGAGCGGAATGAGCTGTTTCTTCCGGGCCGCATGGCCTATGTGGTAGACCTGGATGATGAGTATGCTGACACGGACATCCCCACTACTCTTATTCGTAGCAAAGCTGATTGCCCCACCATGGAG GCTCAGACCACACTGACCACAAATGACATTGTTATCAGCAAGCTCACCCAGATCCTTTCTTACCTGAGGCAGGGTACCCGCAACAAGAAGCTCAAAAAGAAGGATAAAG ggaaaatggaagagaagaagcCCCCCGAGGCTGACATGAA TATATTTGAAGACATTGGGGATTATGTACCCTCCACAACCAAGACGCCTCGGGACAAGGAGCGGGAGAGATATCGGGAACGGGAGCGTGAtcgggagagagacagagaccgAGACAGAGAGCGGGAACGAGAACGAGATCGAGAGCGGGAGCGGGATcgtgagagagaggaggagaagaagaggcACAGCTATTTTGAGAAGCCAAAAGTGGACGACGAG ccGATGGATGTTGATAAAG GACCCGGATCTGCCAAGGAGTTAATCAAGTCAATCAATGAAAAGTTTGCTGGATCTGCTGGCTGGGAAGGCACTGAATC ACTGAAGAAGCCAGAGGACAAGAAGCAGCTGGGAGATTTCTTTGGCATGTCGAACAGCTATGCTGAGTGCTACCCAGCCAC GATGGATGACATGGCCGTGGACAGTGACGAGGAGGTGGATTATAGCAAAATGGACCAG GGTAACAAGAAGGGCCCTTTAGGCCGTTGGGACTTTGATACCCAGGAGGAATACAGCGAGTATATGAACAACAAGGAGGCACTGCCCAA GGCTGCATTCCAGTATGGCATCAAGATGTCTGAAGGGCGGAAAACAAGGCGGTTCAAGGAGACCAATGACAAAGCAGAGCTTGATCGCCAGTGGAAAAAGATTAGTGCT ATTattgagaagaggaagaagatggaagCCGATGG GGTTGAAGTGAAAAGACCAAAATACTAA
- the WDR55 gene encoding LOW QUALITY PROTEIN: WD repeat-containing protein 55 (The sequence of the model RefSeq protein was modified relative to this genomic sequence to represent the inferred CDS: deleted 1 base in 1 codon) → MDGTCEGRPAEDGSDKDPDSTEAPARIRDTPEDIVLEAPASGLAFHPARDLLAAGDVDGDVFVFSYSCQEGETKELWSSGHHLKSCRAVVFSEDGQKLVTVSKDKAIHILDVEQGRLERRISKAHGAPINSLLLVDENVLATGDDTGGIRLWDQRKEGPLMDMRQHEEYIADMALDPAKKLLLTASGDGCLGVFNIKRRRFELLSEPQSGDLTSVTLMKCGKKVACGSSEGTIYLFNWNGFGATSDRFALRAESIDCMVPVTESLLCTGSTDGIIRAVNILPNRVVGSVGQHAGEPVEKLALSHCGRFLASSGHDQRLKFWDMAQLRAVVVDDYRRRKKKGGPLRALSSKAWSTDDFFAGLREEGVDSTVWEEEKESEDDSD, encoded by the exons ATGGACGGCACGTGTGAGGGAAGGCCCGCTGAGGATGGGAGCGACAAGGACCCCGACTCCACGGAAGCCCCAGCTCGGATCCGGGACACTCCGGAAGACATCGTGCTGGAAGCTCCGGCCAGTGGGTTAGCGTTTCACCCGGCCCGCGATCTCCTGGCAGCGGGGGACGTGGACGGGGATGTGTTCGT CTTTTCCTACTCCTGCCAAGAGGGAGAAACCAAGGAGCTCTGGTCCTCAGGTCACCACCTCAAGTCCTGCCGAGCCGTTGTCTTCTCTGAAGATGGGCAGA AACTTGTTACTGTCTCCAAGGACAAAGCCATCCACATTCTAGATGTGGAGCAGGGCCGACTGGAAAGACGCATTTCCAAGGCTCATGG TGCCCCCATCAACAGCCTGCTGCTGGTGGATGAGAATGTTCTGGCCACTGGGGATGACACAGGTGGCATCCGCCTATGGGACCAGCGGAAGGAGGGCCCCTTAATGGATATGCGGCAGCATGAGGAGTATATCGCTGACATGGCTCTGGACCCAGCCAAGAAGCTGCTGCTGACAGCCAG TGGAGATGGTTGCCTTGGTGTCTTCAACATCAAGCGACGCCGGTTCGAGTTGCTCTCAGAGCCACAGTCTGGAGACCTGACCTCTGTCACACTCATGAAA TGTGGGAAGAAGGTGGCCTGTGGCTCCAGCGAAGGCACC ATCTACCTATTCAACTGGAATGGTTTTGGGGCCACAAGTGACCGCTTTGCCTTGAGAGCTGAGTCCATCGACTGTATGGTTCCGGTGACTGAGAGTCTGCTGTGTACCGGCTCTACTGATGGAATCATCAG GGCTGTCAATATCCTGCCAAACCGAGTGGTAGGCAGTGTGGGCCAGCATGCCGGGGAGCCTGTGGAGAAGCTGGCCCTCTCCCACTGTGGCCGCTTCCTGGCCAGCAGTGGCCATGACCAGCGTCTCAAGTTTTGGGACATGGCCCAGCTGCGGGCTGTGGTGGTGGATGACTACCGTCGCCGCAAAAAAAAGGGAGGGCCGCTTCGAGCACTGAGCAGCAAGGCCTGGAGCACTGATGACTTCTTTGCAggactgagggaggagggagtggacTCCACAgtttgggaggaagagaaggagagtgaGGACGACAGTGACTGA